In the genome of Desulfovulcanus ferrireducens, the window GCCATGGGCGATAGTTCTTTACCGGTCAGTCCTTTGGTCAATGCCCCGATGGGATGTAGAAATGGGCCATGAGGATGAAAATTCCTGGCCTGTTCGAGCATAAACTCTGTCACTGATGCTGAGTCATTAACAGGATTGGTATTTGCCATGGCCATAACCTGACCAAAACCTCCGGCTATGGCTGCTTTTAGGCCAGAATTAATATCCTCTTTATATTCAAATCCAGGCTCACGCAGGTGTACGTGCACGTCTATAAGACTGGGCCAAAGCAAGAACCCTTGACCATCGAATTCTTCTTCTGCCTGAACTCTCTCTGTCCCTCCGGGCACAAACTCCTTGATCTTGCCTTGATGGACTATAAGATCCCCTTTTTTATCGTTTAGAACCACATTTTTAACCACTAAATCTGCCTGCATTTAAGCCCCCGAATTGAGTTTGTTGCGTTAGCTCTTCACTTAAACTACTTTAGAGCCTGTGGCCGAACCTTCCTATCACCTTAATTTCCATGGTTTATTCTAGTCTTTGTACCAGCATAAAAGAAACCAAGACTTTCAATCAGCGCTTAAAACAGGGTTTGGCCACATGTTCTTTAATGATGTAGTTGGGTCCCGGGACGAGCCAGATAAAGATAGAGAACGGCCATACGAACTGCCACGCCGGCTTCCACCTGGTCCAGGATCAAACTCCGATCCCCGTCCGCCAATTCCGAGGAAATCTCAACGCCTCGGTTCATGGGGCCTGGATGCATAATCTTAACATCATCCTTGGCCAGAGCAAGGTGTTTGCGGGCTAACCCATAGCGCTGGGCATACTCTCTTAAATCTGGCAACAGCCCTGCTTCCTGACGCTCCAATTGAAGCCTTAGACAAATAATGGCGTCTACTCCTTCACAGGCCCGTTCAAGATCTGTAAATAATGTCACCGGCCAGTTTTTTACATCAAAAGGAAGCAAGGTCCTAGGGGCGCAGAGCCTCACCCTGGCACCCAGCTTGGTCAAGAGGATGATATCAGATCTTGCCACCCGGCTATGAGCAATGTCTCCGAGGATAAGAATCTCCCTGTTCTCAAAACTTTCCCAGACTTGACTCAAAGTAAAGCCATCCAAGAGGGCCTGAGTAGGATGAGCATGCCAACCATCGCCGGCATTGATCACTGTACAGTACAAATTTTTAGCCAGAAACTCAGCCGCTCCGCTGAAACTAT includes:
- a CDS encoding aspartate carbamoyltransferase catalytic subunit — translated: MHWSHKDLLDVSQLSVEEIRHVFETARHFLEINRRPVKKVPTLKGKSVVLFFAEPSTRTKTSFDMAAKRLSADSFSLSKSGSSLLKGESLKDTALTLQAMRPDAIVVRHSFSGAAEFLAKNLYCTVINAGDGWHAHPTQALLDGFTLSQVWESFENREILILGDIAHSRVARSDIILLTKLGARVRLCAPRTLLPFDVKNWPVTLFTDLERACEGVDAIICLRLQLERQEAGLLPDLREYAQRYGLARKHLALAKDDVKIMHPGPMNRGVEISSELADGDRSLILDQVEAGVAVRMAVLYLYLARPGTQLHH